One region of Vespa crabro chromosome 15, iyVesCrab1.2, whole genome shotgun sequence genomic DNA includes:
- the LOC124429403 gene encoding uncharacterized protein LOC124429403 — translation MGTEHELAMTIEQMQKTATGIRNTCITKTGVKAELVDGMKTGQYPEDHDLQCYTQCVMKTIRTFKNQKVDVDMVIKQVEMMMPIEWQDQMKAAARKCGALEPSDDICVTAFNYKKMNIDQIRNVVKSARKTCASQIGASKELLDNAVQKGEFPPDPKLQCYFKCILVLSKAMKNDQLRPEVMKTQVELMLIDEISERIKETIDKCYPSITSSDACEASWQFVKCYYETDSSVNLDGKEHGLRELQMRFVKIQELNEIVEEFRF, via the exons atGGGTACTGAGCACGAACTG GCCATGACCATCGAGCAAATGCAAAAAACCGCAACAGGAATTCGTAATACTTGTATAACGAAGACTGGTGTAAAAGCAG AGCTTGTGGACGGAATGAAGACTGGCCAATATCCGGAAGATCACGATCTACAGTGCTATACGCAGTGCGTTATGAAAACAATTCGTACG tttaaaaatcaaaaagtgGACGTGGATATGGTAATCAAGCAAGTCGAGATGATGATGCCGATCGAATGGCAAGATCAAATGAAAGCTGCGGCGAGAAAGTGTGGAGCGTTGG AACCCTCTGACGACATATGCGTTACGGCCTTCAACTAC aaaaaaatgaatatagatCAAATAAGAAACGTAGTAAAATCTGCGAGAAAAACTTGCGCAAGTCAAATCGGTGCTTCGAAAG AATTATTGGATAATGCAGTACAAAAAGGTGAATTTCCACCCGATCCAAAGCTTCAATGTTACTTTAAGTGCATACTGGTATTATCCAAAGCT atGAAAAACGATCAATTACGGCCAGAAGTAATGAAAACACAAGTCGAATTGATGTTAATCGACGAAATAAGCGAACGGATCAAAGAAACGATCGACAAATGTTACCCGAGTA TAACCAGCAGCGATGCATGCGAAGCCTCATGGCAATTCGTCAAGTGTTATTACGAAACGGATAGTTCGGTAAATCT AGATGGCAAAGAACACGGTTTAAGAGAACTTCAGATGCGATTTGTAAAAATTCAAGAACTAAACGAAATTGTAGAAGAGTTTAgattttag
- the LOC124429421 gene encoding uncharacterized protein LOC124429421, whose product MKSFIVLSFISVLAVVTLAESDYGFNKYLHELPSNVQEKCLKESNLEAEKDKLLTDETSVDPEKLSCYIACTLKENGALVNGEIKFDVLTEIIHKLLPKKEEKASERLEITQNCLPEGTGSNDCEKIGRLIKCIQIKLKEKGV is encoded by the exons atgaaatcattcATTGTACTCAGTTTCATCTCCGTTCTTGCt GTTGTGACTTTGGCGGAATCCGACTATGGATTCAATAAATATCTTCATGAATTGCCGTCGAATGTGCAAGAAAAATGTTTGAAGGAATCCAATCTCGAAGctg agaAGGACAAGTTGCTTACCGATGAAACATCTGTAGATCCCGAAAAATTGAGCTGCTATATCGCTTGTACCCTTAAGGAAAACGGTGCA ttggTGAACGgagaaattaaattcgatGTATTAACAGAAATAATCCACAAATTGTTGcccaaaaaagaagaaaaagcttcTGAGAGGTTGGAGATCACACAAAATTGCCTTCCAGAAG GAACTGGTTCGAATGATTGTGAGAAGATAGGTCGCCTTATCAAGTGCATTCAAAtcaagttaaaagaaaaaggtgttTAA